TGTTCAGGGCATAATATCTTTAAATCTATTTCTCTTTTTTGGGCTACTTCTAAAAACCTATTCATTTCATACTTATCAGAGGATATTTCATTCTGTCTTTGTTTATAAAGAATCCAGCCTTCCATTATATTTTCTCCTATTTTTTATTAACTTATAAAAATTAATTTCTGTTTCTAATAAAAGGTAGTTTGCCTTTTTATTTTACTATCTTTTATGATTTTTATCATTAAAAATCATTTAAATTATTCATAAACTTGATTATGTGTTTCTATCTGATAAAATGGATACTGTAAATTATATAGTTAATATCTTTCCTAAACTAATAAAACAGGGGGTAAACAATGGAACAGACTTTATTGGATTTTCAGAAGTTATGGGAACAACTATTAAATCCTGAACAATTGCAAAGATTACTTTCAATTCTTTTAACTATTGTTATAGTTTTAATAATAACCAAAATAATCTTAAATACAGGGAAAAATGTTATTCAAACAATATTAAGACCACGTAAGGGTGCAAAGGATTACCAGAGAAAGATTGCTCGTGCCGAAACCCTTGCCCCGTTTTTTAACTCAATATTCAGTTTCTTTATCTATTTTATAGCTATTACAATTATTTTGAAAAAAATCGGGATAGACACCACTCCTATTATTGCCAGTGCCGGTGTGCTTGGTCTTGCTATTGGTTTTGGAGCCCAAGCTATTGTTAAGGATTTTATTTCAGGCATATTTATTCTGCTTGATGGCACAATTTCAGTGGGAGACGTTATTACTGTCAACTCTCATACTGGTACAGTTGAATCTATGAATTTAAGACATGTACAATTACGCAAATTCTCCGGCGAATTATGGACTATTCCCAATGGAGAAATTGCCAATTTCGGAAACTTCAACAAAGGCTGGACCAGGGCTGTGGTTGAAGTAGACCTTGCTTATGAACAGGATATTGAAAAAGGTATGCAAGAACTGGAAAATATTGGGAAGCAATGGGCAGAGACAAATAAAGAAATCATATTAGAACCACCCGTCGTGCAGGGAGTAATGTCCCTTGGCGCTTCCGGCATAACTATCAGGCTTATTGCAAAATTAAAACCAATGATGCACTGGGCAGCTGAAAGAGATTTAAAAAAGCTTATTAAAAACCATTTTGATTCTAAAGGTGTCGAAATTCCCTTTAATCGACAGGTGGTTTACCTTAGAAAAGAAGAGGCCTGATTTAAACAATTTATTTTCGCTGATAAAGACCGATTAATTCTGTCTCTTCAATAATATGACCTTCCATGGCTTTTAATAGGTCCTTTTTGTGGCACCCCTCTTTTAAATCAAGTTTCTCATCCAGGGCATATAGTTTAAAGAAATAACGATGTGTCCCGGATGGGGGACATGGTCCTCCATATTCTAATTTCCGGAAATCATTGATGCCCTGTGTCCCGGGAATTTCACCTTCTTCTATAACATCTTTTACATGGATGTTAAAAACGAGCCAATGAATCCATGTCCCTGCCGGTGCGTCCGGATCCTCGACAATTAAGGCTAATCTCTTAGCATTTTCAGGGATATCCTCAATCATCAATGCCGGGCTTACGTCCTCTCCATCGCAGGTAAATTTTTCGGGAATATATCCTTCATGTTCAAAATCAAAACTGGCTAATTTCATTTTATTTACCCCCCTTCCATAAATTTTCTTTTATATTATCCAGGATATATTATAATCTAATTATAAAACAAATTTATAAAAACATAAAACCCTGCTTGAAAAGACTTGTGGAATCTAACTAATTCCTATGTCCTTTGCATAATAGACTAAGTCTATAATAGAATTAACCGCATCAATTTTGATTCCTGTCATCTTACTGATATTCTTCTCAGATAAATTGTTTTCTTTTGCCAGCAGAATNNNNNNNNNNNNNNNNNNNNNNNNNNNNNNNNNNNNNNNNNNNNNNNNNNNNNNNNNNNNNNNNNNNNNNNNNNNNNNNNNNNNNNN
The window above is part of the Atribacterota bacterium genome. Proteins encoded here:
- a CDS encoding mechanosensitive ion channel family protein is translated as MEQTLLDFQKLWEQLLNPEQLQRLLSILLTIVIVLIITKIILNTGKNVIQTILRPRKGAKDYQRKIARAETLAPFFNSIFSFFIYFIAITIILKKIGIDTTPIIASAGVLGLAIGFGAQAIVKDFISGIFILLDGTISVGDVITVNSHTGTVESMNLRHVQLRKFSGELWTIPNGEIANFGNFNKGWTRAVVEVDLAYEQDIEKGMQELENIGKQWAETNKEIILEPPVVQGVMSLGASGITIRLIAKLKPMMHWAAERDLKKLIKNHFDSKGVEIPFNRQVVYLRKEEA
- a CDS encoding YbhB/YbcL family Raf kinase inhibitor-like protein → MKLASFDFEHEGYIPEKFTCDGEDVSPALMIEDIPENAKRLALIVEDPDAPAGTWIHWLVFNIHVKDVIEEGEIPGTQGINDFRKLEYGGPCPPSGTHRYFFKLYALDEKLDLKEGCHKKDLLKAMEGHIIEETELIGLYQRK